From the genome of Lutra lutra chromosome 8, mLutLut1.2, whole genome shotgun sequence:
TCCTATGGCTTTGACTGGGGAAGTGACATCAGAATCCCCAAAGaagaagtgaataaataaaaaaatcagcaaatatcAAGATCTGGTGGCACTGAAGGGAGATATGGTGCCCTGGTTGACTCACTTGAAGGTGTGGGGATTGGTCTACTGTATAGGACACAAAACATAATGAGAAAGTGGCATTTAGGACACAGAGGGTGCCTGTTCCCCAACTAGGAGAAAAGAGATTAATACATTCTATTTCAAATATCTTCccctggggttcctggctggctcagtcagaagagcaggaaactcctgatctcagggttgtgagttcgagccccatactgggtgtagagattacttaaataaatgaagtttaaaaaaataataacaataatactaaatttaaaacaaaaacctctaaTAGCTTTTGCTAAGTAAAGCTTCTGGGTCCCTgtggaaaacaaagaagataataAGCGAATTGTCTTCCTATGCCATGAAAAGTGGCACAATATAGGTATTAAAAGCCCAGATACTGGAGCCAGATGATCTAGGTTTGAAACTCAGCCCGTAACTTACTAgatttgtgatttgtttttgtCATTCCCAGTTCTGATGTGTCAGGATTTTCCCCACACCACTAAGCAATTCTCTAACATCAGCTGGGTATCCTAATGGTCAACTCAGTTCTGATGCTTTCAGCTATAAGAtaaataaggtctgaggatctaatgtgaAACgtagtgactacagttaataaccTTCTTGTATAAGGGAAATTTGCTGAGAATAGAAatattctcacacacacaaaaaagataaatatgtgaggtgatgggagTGTTAATTAACTAGTTGAGGAGAATCTTTACAACGGATACATATATCAAGTCGACACAATGTACactcaaaatattttgtaattttgcatgtcaattatagttcaataaagctgagaaaaagaaaaaaatctgtttgcaaAAATTCCCATAAAGTTAAAACgaacataataacaaaaataatagggTAGGAAACTTTCATGAAATGaattgcaaataaaaattaatagccCTAGTATATATGAAAttcttacataaaataataaaacctatttAAAACCCTATGGTGTTAGCAAGTAATTAATGCTAATGAAATATTAATTGCCAATTAAATAGAGAAAAGAGTCTCAACCTCACTAACAATAATACAAATGCACATTTAAGCAAACCATTTTCTGCATAATGATCATATTGGCCAAGATTTATACAAATGCGTAATAGTGTTCAGGATATGGTAGAATAGTCACTTGGATTGTTGAGGGAAGGAAATTTTGGTTTATTCTTTCTGGAAAAGAATATGTTTCAAAATGTAGAAGGTAAAAACTTTCAAAAGATACAGGCCAGGAAAATCTATTCCATATAgcagcatattttaaaaaggggattacaggggcacctgggtggcactgtctttggctcaggtcatgatcccagggtcctgggatcgagccccacattgggactccctgctcgatggggagcctgcttctccctctctctctgctgctctgcctgcttgtgtctctcgctctctctgtcaaataaataaataaaatctttaaaaaaaagggggggattacAAGCAGCCCCCAACAGAAGTGGAAAAAGATGGGCATAggaagtgtttttctttaaatcactACCATATGCTGCTACTGAGATAGGCCTGGattaacagaccaaaaaaaaaaaaaaaaaaaaaaaaaaaaagaaaagaaaagaaaaagaaaagaaattttatatagaaaatatatattaggtaaaacaaaacaaagtgaaaatgggTGTAAAAGTAGAATTCTAGCTAACTATATTATAAGGTTTATTCTCAGGCCTCTTAAACTCACATGTCTAAGACGAAAAAGTATGTCCTTCTGCtcaccttcctttttctcctgaaTTCTCTGTTAATTGACAGAATGTATCCAAGCTTAGAGAACTGGGACACATCCTTGACTTTCCCTCCATCCTCTCCTATATCAATCAGTTTACCAAGTCCTGGCATTTCATTTGGTCTCTGAAGAAACAGTTTTATATCCATGGTCTGATTTTTAATTAAGCAGCTATAGAACAATATAGGTATGGTtctttattatgaattttttatgatataatgattttcttctatttgtgaCTAATGTTTTGAGTCAGGCTGCCCATCTGTCCAGTGGATGGGGTCattttcagcaaacattttcagCTTCTTCCATCACCGTAGAGGATATTTTGTGACTTTTAGAAACAATTGTTACAGGATTGATTTTTGCATGTATGATGATGTCTGACATGGGAACATCTTATTTGCCAACTTGGGAGTTAGGGATTGATAcataattttgcatattttctgaGACCAATTTATATCCATGATTCCAGTTGTGAACTAAAATGTGTGTCAATTTCTAAAGAAGAGAAAGTGAAGACAAAGGCTATCTTTAGAGGTGAAGCTTTAACACCTTTATGACCACAGATTTAGatcattggaaaggaaaaaggaaggaaggaaggaaggaagggagggaaggaaagacaaaCAACAGTAAGTAACAACAAACTCGACTGATGAGATCCATGCGCCACATCTCGGGCAAGGGTGCCTGTATGTTGAAATCCCATAGAGTAACTGCGGAGATTTACAGTCTATTTTGATAACCCCAATATGTGTTCACAGGGTGCATTCTTAACACGATACACATTAAAAGAccaataaaaaagattaaaatggcaTCAATGATTCAATCCTCCAGTCTCCCATCTCCTCAAAGCCAGATTTGAGGGTCACCCATGGGGTAAACATAATTTAAAGGTGACATAGTATAAAATGGCTCCATGAGGACTATGTCTGAAGAACTTTGGATCCATATCTTTTTAATCTCTGGGAGAGCCATAAAAGGAAGGCTAGATATCAcagtttaatgaaaaaaaaatttttttttaaacaccaactGTGTTATAATCCGTGAGCAGAGCTCTTTGCACCTGTATGAGCTTCTTTCTGTTCATGGAAACCAAGCCAATTTTTCTCTAAAGCCCTTTTCTCTATGGCATCATTACTACTGGCTCTGGGAACCATATTTAATAAATCCAATCTTTGTTTTGGGGGGTCTGGGTCATACAGAATGCACacagttaattttaattaattttataaaatcaactTATACCCATTATTTGGATCCAGGCACTTTCAATGAATACTAAGGTACTGTAGAAGAAAATTCCAGTTGTAAGGTCTAGCATCTGCTTTACTTTTCATTATCCTAACCACAGTCTGATAACTATAAATAGCTTTAGATTATCTTCCATAGCTAAAGATTCAGTCACAAATTTGTCAggcaaagaaaatgcaaaaaagaaaaagatagaataTCAGTCTGTATTTGCACACTAGCAAACAAGAAATTATCTCACCCTTATTTCCTACATGGAAACTTGCATTCTATAGTACAGctaaaaaccacacacacacacacacacacacacacacacacacacacacacacaagtaactGGACTAGATGAAAGGAGGAGAATTGATTATTCGTGGAGATATGTACTGCCCATACAATATTAGAACTGGTTGCTTTTCAAATGGAGACAAATTCATGACCTAGACATCAGCAGGAAATATTAGTAATTCAACACTGAAGGCAGAGAATTTAACGTCCTTGGATGCATACCTAAAATGGGAAGATGTGAATAAtaatggtttaaattttttttaaaaatctagagaCTTTGATTCTATCTAGTGTGTAATTAATACATCTTGGCTAAAAAACAGCTAAAGTCATTTCAGACTTTTTAACATTCTCCACAAAGGTGTTGcatacttttgtgtgtgtgtgatttattcTTAGATGCTGGATGTTTGTTGAGGTtacagaaatttcattttttaaaagaatatttctttttaactgcTTGTGGATGGTATGAAGAAATGGAATGGATTTTTGCACATTTCTTATGTGTCCAGAAACCTTGTAAATGgatgatattttaacaatgtattaaagaattcttttggattttctgtgcAGTATCAATTTTCATCTGTGAATAaggtcagttttgttttgtgctttaccgttttatatcttttatgacattttcttgccttattgtgaTTGGTGGAAACCTCCAAAAAACAGACATAGTGAGATGTTTTTAGCTCATTTGGTCCCAAACTCAGGGGGAATGAATTTAGTGTATCCATAGTACAATATTTACTCCAGGTTTtttaacataacttttttttaaactttttatcagGAAAAAGCATATAGCATTCTATTCCCAGTTTGCTAAGAACATTTATTGTGAATAAATGTAGGTTTATATTAAACTTTTCTTCCTGGTGTTTCTCCTTTAATCTGCTAATGCACTGATTACATTAATTGGTTTTCTAATGCTTCATTTTTGGGATCTCTTTGACATAGCAGTTTGGCTTCTAATCATTAGAGCTATTCTTTCTATACTAAGGACCTCCTTACTACCTCCTGATAAGAGACTCTTTTGTTAATATCAGGAAGTAATGGTTACTCTTTCTTTGTAACACTCTTTGTCCTTGGTTGCTTCAAAACCCTTAGTCTCTGGGTTTTCCTACTCTGACTGctttttgtctttggtttcttcatcctCTGGTCTTCCTCAAGGTCTTGGAGCTCATCACTTGTTAGGGGATCAAGTATGTGCTGATGATTCTCAAATCTCTGCTAATAACCTAAACTTCTTTTCTGAGCTGCAGTCACAAATACCCAAGTGCCTACCCCATCTTTCTACTTGGATGACTTACAGATACTCCAAAAATGTTCAAAACAGAACTGATCAtcttccaacttttcttctgtctccccactTTGCTTCTAAACCTACTCCCCCTCCAGGGATTCCCTAAGGTCCCAACACTCCATGCATCCAGGTACAAAAGAAGCCTGAATGTGCgggcttctcttcctttctataGCTCCAAATCCATCACCGAGACTAATTCTACCTCCTAAATGCTTCTCATAGCCATgaatttctctccatttctggaCAAATCTGGTCAAAGCTATCATTCTCCTCTTGAAAATACCACTaccaaatttctttattttccttcagacTTGCTAAATCCAATaaactccttccttcttttccttccttccttccttccttccttccttccttcccttcctccctcccttttttctttcttcctataattttaaatatttgtcctaaattaaaatttttgtcataCAAAATAATTTACCAGTTGTTCATTATATATCATTGTTCTTGATATACACACTTAAAACATTAATAGAATTTAATTCAGGAGTGTGACAGTAACGTTGAAAGggccaagtatttttttttttttaatgatttcatttattattttggatATGGTCTGACAACACCCAAACACTTACTGCCAACAAGGCACAAAATTTGTAACTTTGAggtcatttcttttataaattgatGGCTTCTGTCAAAATCTTTGTTTCCAGAATACATAGAACAGATACTTTTGTTTACTCTTTCCTTATTTAATCTGAAATGATTTTTTACCCACTTTCTGTCTATTAAGGCTAAATGGACAGCATTGTGTCTCTGGCCAAAACAAATAGAACAAGTACAAAGATAAAGAGCATAACTGGGGACTATGTTTAATTGTGGACATGTCACTCAGAGATACCTGAAGAACATTTAGATTGTAATTACAATAAATTATCAGTGAGAAGACTTTAATTTCAGAAAAGTAGTTTGAGTTTGGCTGTCTTTTCGTATATTGTTTGATCCGTCCAGAATATAACTTAGCAGTTCCCTCATGAAATTCTAATTATCTATACAATCCAAGGCAAATGTCCCATGTTTCTCGTTCCCCAACAGTAATGTTTGTACTTACCTTTTTTGTGTTCACATTACGTTTTATTCTTCTTattgtttctttctgtgttttcactaTTTTATGGCTTtcctaatgctttttttttgtaGCAAACTACACTGCAATTTGGAAATGGGTCTGACCTAGAGCAGGCACTCAAGACATATTCACTGAATTATAACTAAATCTTAGTCTAGATTATTGAGATTTAGACTATTATTAGCTTATTTCAGAGCTCTCTatgaaaaacaactaaaatatttGGATCCAAATGGTGTAGTATTTCAGGTGAGGTGATTTTTTCACAAATCAGTGGAAAAGAATCTGACCCATATTTACATACTAACAAATTTGACTTTAACCTTGTAATCAGTACCTCAAGTGGAAAATTTGAATCCTTGTCAACCATAAATAGGAACACAAACTGTTTGGTTTGGAAATTAGTAGccctttcagataaataaaaacatcttcatGAAACTGTGAGATGATACACTTTAGCAGATCTTACTGGATTAAGATTGGCGTTACAATTAAAGCAGAAAgatttccttaaatatatatgtgtatgagaCATATCCAACAGCAGGAGGTCCTGCTTAAGATTGGAATTGCAGTAAGGGCAGCAGTGAAGATAACTACCAGAAATGGATGCTATTCTGAAAGAGTttgattataaatttattaatgaGACACTGTACTAGAAATTTGGATTTCCTTTTCCTGTGGAAATGTTAGCTGGATTGGATATAATCTTTCTCACACTGTCGACAGCAGAATTCATAATTGGAATGTTGGGGAATGTGTTTATTGGACTGGTAAACTGCTCTGAATGGGTCAAGAACCGAGAGATCTCTTTAGTTGACTTCATCCTCACTTGCTTGGCGATCTCCAGAATCTCGCAGCTGTTGGTGTCATCGTTTGAATCATTTATGATGGGACTAAGTCCACCTTTCTATTCCATTCATAAACTAGCAAAACCTGTTACTTTGCTTTGGAGAATAACTAATCATTTGTCCATCTGGTTTACTACCTGCCTAAGCATTTTTTACCTCTTTAAGATAGCTCAGTTCTCccattcccttttcctctggctgAGGTGGAGAATGAACAGAGTGGTTCTTGCaattcttgtattttctttgttcattctacTGTTTGACCTTCTATTGCTAGAAACATTTAATGATTTCTTCTTGAATATCCATGCAATGGATGAAAGTAATCTGACTTTGcatataaatgaaagtaaaacttCTTATATTAAAACCCTAGTTCTTCTTAGTTTTTCCTATATCATTCCTATTGTTCTGTCCCTGACCTCATTGCTTCTTTTATTCCTGTCATTGGTAAAACACATCAGGAATTTGAAGCTCAACTCCATAGGCTCCAGGGACTTCAGCATGCAGGCCCATAAAAAGGCCATTAAGATGGTGgtatctttcctcttccttttcacaGTTCATTTTTTGTCCATACAGTTGTCAAATTGgatcctttttttattttggaacaaCAAGAGCGTAAAGTTTATCATGTTGGCTGTATACATCTTTCCCTCAGGCCACTCATTAATTTTGATTCTGGGAAACAGCAGGCTAAGACAGACAGCCTTGAATGTTCTGTGGTATCTTAAAAGCTccctgaaaagagaaaaaccaatttCATCTTTACAGATAAACCTTCCAGAGCCTTTCCAATGATGAAGACTGAGGCATCTGAGAATCAATTTCACTTCAGCTGGCTTTTTTGGGGGAAGTTCCTTTAAATATTGTTGAACATCATTGAAATTTTCCCTAAACAGGTTGCTTTTGGTGATAACTGACACATGGTCAgccaatataatttaaaagtattcacttttatttaaaacattggttaccaatattttaaaatctcaaatatcCTTTCAAAGAGAACgtagattatttaattttatatgcaACAGATGTATGTAATTATAACTTGTATGGGGGTAAGAGGCATGTCGTGTTTTAGAAATTGAGATAAATTACAAACTTCACTAGGTAGATGAACTATAACATTTTGACAAGAAAGTTAATTGAACAACGCAAGTCATAGATGGGAAAAACATGACCTCATAGCTTGaaggtctaattttttttttatgaaaaagctTTTCATTGTTGTCATTATCTTGTAGATAATATGGGAACAAGATGTTGGGAAATAATAGTCAcagtgcaaaataaaataaactgggaACTCATGCTTATAATGCTAATCTTAATTTGAAATCCCAAATCATAAGAATTTTTGATGTGATAAGTAGTTTTGTAATTACaaagtaattttgtaattttgatgTAATAAGTGCCAAAAGTGGCACTTATTAATTTTGCTAAATTCCAggatatacaatattattttcagaGTGTAGATATTGATATATCTATCATGCTAtgtaatagaattaaaaatacaaaaattattccATAATTTAACATCACACTCATTGCAACTATGAAAAGACCATAATTACATTTTGAGAATGATTGTGCTTGTGTTTGTGCACATATATTTTGTTGCAGTCTGATTACTAGAGTTCTTAGAGAAACAAATAAGGAAGGCATAGaaagcaaaatttataaaaacaccGTATGTTTGGTGTAAATGTTGAAGCATATGTATATGGTGCTGTTATGACTATAATTAAATTTAGATAAGGTAATGACAAATTGTAAATAAGGTTAAAGGTGGGAAAGTTTactataaaattttgaatatgATGGTATAGGTTATATCATACAGAGGCTGTGCAGGTATGTATAATggaattgtttaaaaatgaagacttcttatggacattggggagggtatgtgctatggtgagtgctgtgcagtatgtaaacctggtgattcacagacctgtgcccctggggctaataatacattatatgtttattaaaaaatatttaaaaaatgaagacttctTTCTTAGGGTTTACCTTTGATGTATTCTTTAGATTGTGTTAAAGTAACAGGAAGGTGTAATTAAATGATGATAAATGTGCGGGTTGTAAATCAATCTTGAGGGAGCCATAGGTATGGGCACTGCTCTAGCGCAGTGTCCTGAAGCTGAGAATGATGCAagaattattaacattttttccctGTCCTGTCTTACCGTATGTAGAAAACTAAACTGCAAACACGTCTAGCCTCGGTGGTGCTTCTGTGTATCAGTAACAATAATGATGTGGATAATGGTTTTAATGATAAGaaactttttactctttttacgAAGTAATTTATGTTTTACCAAAGAAAACGTATGTGTATTATTTTGGGCACTAACAGTATTGTCACTTTAATTATCTGGCCTTGGTAAAAGGGAATATGCAAATTGAGCAAAATGAACATTTGTATTCAGAtattgagtttgttttgtttttgatatccTTTCATATGCATGACTTAAAGATAATCACATACTCTTTATAAGATGGTAACCAAATTATTAAACTTTTCTTTGGTAGGCAAGATAAAGTAATCGAACCAATTTATGAACAGCTCTTTTTTCTAATAAGTGGGCCTCAGGGGTATGTCAGTGTTTAACTAGGACTAAGTCCATGCTAATGCAACAAACTGAGGGAGATGGAACTCTAAGGAACAGGGCCCTGTTCTTGACAAAAATGTACAGCAAAGAACTAGTAAGAGAAGACAGGGTCATGGGCTGGGGTTATTGCAATTGACGTATTGTAATCTGTATATTTGAATAGCAAGTGAGATTCAGCCCTGCACCTCTACTTTCCCCATAACAAGAGACTTTGTGGGGGACTCAGTAACAGCTGAACCACCAGCCAGGAAGAGCCACTCCCAACACGTGTATTGCCAGTCTCATACAACCTGGGGAAGAAATACTGGTAATTCTATTCTACTCTGGAACCAAAGTTGGAGAAATTCACTGATGGAGATTGTCACTGATTTCTCGTTAACTATCTTTCTTACCCACCAGATAAATGTTCATTTAAAGAATCTGGTGTacggacacctgggtgtctcagtcagttaagcatctgtctttggctcaggtcatgatcacagggtcctgggatggagtccaatgtaggtctccttgctcaggggagagcttgcttctccctctgcctgctgctccctgtgcttgtgctctctctctgacaaataaataaataaaaatcctttttagaaAAATCTGGTGTAATCACTGCTTGTTTCATTTTGTCCACCTAGGCGATTTATAGGAGGGAACAAATAACTTCTATTGCTGAAATAGTCTTGTCTCTGATCCTTAGGTCTAGTACTGGAGGCATCTGATAAGACATAAACCAAGCACAGCAAGACATTTTTCTTGAACTCTAGTGAATGTGTCTGTCAGGTAGATCTCAGAGAAAGGCACATGAATTTCCTCAGTGTCTCGGGTGGTTTGTCTGTTGTCAGTGGGTGGCTTCTCCTAGCAATATCTTGATTAGACCCCATCTCCTCTGAGCCAGGAACACTTTTATAGGACATTAGCACCATCACACAGTCTGTCGCAATTCTGTCATTTGAGACCCTAGATATGTTGTCTAGAGTTATCTATGTCCCATTCAGAACCTTAAGACCAATCTTCACAAGAACAAATTGATTTGCAAAGTTtgaagaatttgaaaaacatatacaaaacatATCCCTTGTCCACTAAATCCTGTATTGTAGACTacggctttttaaattttaccttctGTCCCCCCACCAATATAAATGCAGCCTCAGAAGACTATAGAAATGCCCAGCCAGTCTTACTTTAAGCATGAGACCAGTGTTTGCCTCTGCGGAGGTTAATTACACTGGCCCTGTCTTAGGTTTGTCATGAGGAAGAGCCATTGGGGATATCTGCCCTCTAAGGATTttgagggaaaacaaacaaacaaacaaacaaacactcaaGCAAACAAAGCCTATAGTCttcagttttgaaaattaaaggcgtatgctaagtgaaacaaaagtCTACAAGAGAGCATCACAGCTAGGGGAACATATGTTGCTGCCTTCTCTGAGGCTATTAGGGGATGTAAACCTATGGCCATGGGGAGGGAAAGGCAATGGAAAGAGCCAAACTGAAAACCTAGGTATGTTCCCTACACCCCGTCCCCCACCGGAGAGGTCACAGACACAGGGAGGGAACAGGGAGAAATCAAGCCAAATGACAGAAGTCCAAAAACACTCAGTTGTATCATCTGTATTTACATTCACATAAGCAGTAGTTCATCACTACATAAGTAGTACTCCCATTTGACTTAGGCCAAAGTAGGTTTCTGAGTGTATTTTCTCCTTAggaaaaatgtcactttttcaactgataattataaaatcaatattcatAGATTTTCTGATTTAAATTGTATTCATCGTTGGAAGTTTAGACTAGGTATTTTGGATTGTCCCTGCAGCATATACATAAATTTGATTGTTATCTGCCCAAACATTTTGGAATGATATcccttatatttacatatacaacAAGACTTTTTCTTTATGGCGTATGATGCAAccattttaagaatgaagaatATTAAGGCAGTTCAACCCAGGAGCAGAGACAAATTTGTAGTTATGCAGGTTTTTAGAAATGGGAGCCTGGACTTTGAATTCCACTCATAGCATATAGCacttgtgatttttatccttgttATTAAATCCTTTTGATTGCGTCTCTTCTTCAGTGTAACTATGAACTCGAGTATTCTGTAATGACTAAGCGTCTATTGGCTGACTTGTTGCTACGTGGGTTCTGTCCCTGCTGAACCATGTCTACCAATGGAGCCCTACTGTCAGTTAGCCTTCTACACCAGGCAGAGCATTTCTGAAAACATCAGTGATCTCTATAGTCTTCTTGGTTTCCTGCCACCAAATACAGAGTTTTCAATCCATCTCCAACTCCCTCCACTGGAAGTAGTCTCTTCCGTGAAGAGAAGGTCAAAGGCCCCCACCTCCTGCAAGGATTTAGGACTCTGTATGACTTCTGGTTTGAGCCAGGATGGCTGGAGAGCAGTGTTGTTATTTAAGGGTTAGTAACAGAAATTGTGCATGGGTTCATATCTTAAGACATTTTCCCCAGTTTTAAAgagttgctttcttttcttgttcttataCTAGTTTCACAGTCAAGTCTtactcattttccctttttctgtgcTCCCAATAAGGTTAATACCAAGTCAGCATTCATTCACCTAACAAATAGTTAGTGAGGGCCTACTATTTGCCAGGCCCTCCGTGT
Proteins encoded in this window:
- the LOC125107516 gene encoding taste receptor type 2 member 42-like, producing MLAGLDIIFLTLSTAEFIIGMLGNVFIGLVNCSEWVKNREISLVDFILTCLAISRISQLLVSSFESFMMGLSPPFYSIHKLAKPVTLLWRITNHLSIWFTTCLSIFYLFKIAQFSHSLFLWLRWRMNRVVLAILVFSLFILLFDLLLLETFNDFFLNIHAMDESNLTLHINESKTSYIKTLVLLSFSYIIPIVLSLTSLLLLFLSLVKHIRNLKLNSIGSRDFSMQAHKKAIKMVVSFLFLFTVHFLSIQLSNWILFLFWNNKSVKFIMLAVYIFPSGHSLILILGNSRLRQTALNVLWYLKSSLKREKPISSLQINLPEPFQ